A region of Massilia sp. WG5 DNA encodes the following proteins:
- the dnaN gene encoding DNA polymerase III subunit beta: MQLVKSTRDTLLRPLQIVSGIVERRHTMPILANILIRKNGESVSFLSTDTEVQITTLANIGSGPEETGTTVAARKLLDILRALPESGDVTMTLLNKRLTVQSGKSRFALQTLAAEEFPTVSVADTYNASVTLPQKTLKHLFNMVHFAMAQQDIRYYLNGLLLVLDGNNVIAVATDGHRLAFAQVEAEQSFERQEVIIPRKTIIELQRLLEESDETVRLDIAASQVKLTFADIELVSKLVEGKFPDYTRVIPKGYKNDFTIGRDELLRSLQRAAIMTSDKFKGVRCLIAPGSMKISSTNADQEEAVEELEIDYGGDAIDIGFNVTYLLDVLNNLKCDQVNISLGDSNSSALISIPENGDFKYVVMPMRI; this comes from the coding sequence ATGCAACTGGTCAAATCCACCCGAGACACGCTTCTCCGGCCACTGCAAATCGTGAGTGGTATTGTCGAGCGTCGGCACACTATGCCGATTCTGGCCAATATCCTCATTCGCAAGAACGGCGAAAGCGTCTCTTTCCTGTCGACCGACACCGAGGTGCAGATCACGACCCTGGCCAATATCGGCTCGGGTCCTGAAGAGACGGGCACCACGGTCGCCGCGCGCAAGCTGCTCGACATCCTGCGCGCCTTGCCGGAATCGGGCGACGTCACCATGACCCTGCTGAACAAGCGCCTGACCGTCCAGAGCGGCAAGTCGCGCTTCGCCCTGCAGACCCTGGCGGCCGAGGAATTCCCGACCGTCTCGGTGGCCGACACCTACAACGCCTCCGTCACCCTGCCGCAGAAGACGCTGAAGCACCTGTTCAACATGGTGCACTTCGCGATGGCCCAGCAGGACATCCGCTACTACCTGAACGGCCTGCTGCTGGTGCTGGACGGTAACAACGTGATCGCGGTCGCGACCGACGGTCACCGCCTGGCTTTCGCGCAGGTCGAAGCGGAACAAAGCTTCGAGCGCCAGGAAGTCATCATCCCGCGCAAGACCATCATCGAACTGCAGCGCCTGCTGGAAGAAAGCGACGAAACCGTCCGCCTGGACATCGCCGCCTCGCAGGTGAAACTCACCTTCGCCGACATCGAACTGGTGTCGAAGCTGGTCGAGGGCAAGTTCCCGGACTACACGCGCGTGATCCCGAAGGGTTACAAGAACGACTTCACGATCGGCCGCGATGAACTGCTGCGTTCGCTGCAGCGCGCCGCGATCATGACCAGCGATAAGTTCAAGGGCGTGCGCTGCCTGATCGCCCCGGGCTCGATGAAGATCAGCTCGACCAACGCCGACCAGGAAGAAGCGGTCGAAGAACTCGAGATCGACTACGGCGGCGATGCGATCGACATCGGTTTCAACGTCACCTATCTGCTGGACGTGCTGAACAACCTGAAGTGCGACCAGGTGAACATTTCGCTGGGCGATTCGAATTCCTCGGCCCTGATTTCGATTCCTGAAAATGGCGACTTCAAGTATGTCGTCATGCCGATGCGTATTTAA
- the gyrB gene encoding DNA topoisomerase (ATP-hydrolyzing) subunit B has protein sequence MSENTQAVLESSPAKAEEYGASSIQILEGLEAVRKRPGMYIGDTSDGTGLHHLVFEVLDNSIDEALAGYCTEIHVTIHSDNSISITDNGRGIPTGVKMDDKHEPKRSATEIALTELHAGGKFNQNSYKVSGGLHGVGVSCVNALSKLLRVTVRQKGKVHQLEFSRGVPMDRIIEVVDGVEVSPMKIIGDTDKRGTEVHFWADEEIFTHVEFHYDILSKRIRELSFLNNGVNIKLSDQRNGKEEIFAFEGGTRGFVEYINKAKAVLHPTVFQATGDRQSDQGTNISVDVSMQWNDSYNEQVLCFTNNIPQRDGGTHLTGLRAAMTRVINKYIDENEFAKKAKVEISGDDMREGLTCVLSVKVPEPKFSSQTKDKLVSSEVRGPVEEIVAKTLTDFLNEKPNDAKIICGKIVEAARAREAARKARDLTRRKGVMDGLGLSSKLADCQERDPALAELYIVEGDSAGGSAKQGRDRKFQAILPLRGKVLNVEKARFEKMLSSEQITTLIATLGTSIGPDEFNVDKLRYHRIIIMTDADVDGAHIRTLLLTLFYRQMPQLVERGHIYIAQPPLYKVKAGRDERYLKDDVEEASYMMRVALNTAALIPQDGAEPITDGALGDLVEKYNKANAIMMRLTRVIDRAALSAIMTGVTLDLSSQEAAEKSARAMMDAIAEPSVKVGVRSDELSDKHALRIERIYHGNVQVTSIDADFVAGADYATLANSAATFQGLMGDGAIIRRGEGEKMKECAVRDFQQAMEWLREEAERGVSKQRYKGLGEMNPEQLWETTMDPTVRRLLKVQIEDAIAADQIFTTLMGDEVEPRRHFIESNALQAGNIDV, from the coding sequence ATGTCCGAGAACACTCAAGCAGTTTTGGAATCCTCTCCTGCCAAGGCGGAAGAGTACGGCGCCTCGTCGATTCAGATCCTCGAAGGCCTGGAAGCCGTGCGAAAGCGTCCGGGCATGTACATCGGCGATACGTCGGACGGCACCGGCCTGCACCACCTGGTGTTCGAGGTGCTGGACAACTCGATCGACGAAGCACTGGCCGGTTACTGCACCGAGATTCACGTCACGATCCACTCCGACAACTCGATCTCGATCACCGACAACGGCCGCGGCATCCCGACCGGCGTCAAGATGGACGACAAGCACGAGCCGAAGCGCTCGGCGACCGAGATCGCCCTGACGGAACTGCACGCCGGCGGCAAATTCAACCAGAACTCGTACAAGGTGTCCGGCGGCCTGCACGGCGTGGGCGTCTCGTGCGTGAACGCGCTGTCGAAGCTGCTGCGCGTGACCGTTCGCCAAAAAGGCAAGGTGCACCAGCTGGAATTCTCGCGCGGCGTGCCGATGGACCGCATCATCGAAGTCGTCGACGGCGTCGAAGTCTCGCCGATGAAGATTATCGGCGACACCGACAAGCGCGGCACCGAAGTGCACTTCTGGGCCGACGAAGAAATCTTCACGCACGTCGAGTTCCACTATGACATCCTGAGCAAGCGCATCCGTGAGCTGTCGTTCCTGAACAACGGCGTCAACATCAAGCTGAGCGACCAGCGCAACGGCAAGGAAGAAATCTTCGCCTTCGAAGGCGGTACCCGCGGCTTCGTCGAGTACATCAACAAGGCCAAGGCAGTGCTGCACCCGACCGTGTTCCAGGCCACCGGCGATCGCCAGTCGGACCAGGGCACGAATATCTCGGTGGACGTGTCGATGCAGTGGAACGACTCGTACAACGAGCAGGTGCTGTGCTTCACCAACAACATCCCGCAGCGCGACGGCGGCACCCACCTGACCGGCCTGCGTGCGGCGATGACGCGCGTGATCAACAAGTACATCGACGAGAACGAATTCGCCAAGAAGGCGAAGGTCGAGATCTCGGGCGACGACATGCGCGAAGGCCTGACCTGCGTACTGTCCGTGAAAGTGCCGGAGCCGAAGTTCTCGTCGCAGACCAAGGACAAGCTGGTGTCGTCGGAAGTGCGCGGCCCGGTCGAAGAGATCGTGGCGAAGACGCTCACCGACTTCCTGAACGAAAAGCCGAACGACGCCAAGATCATCTGCGGCAAGATCGTCGAAGCAGCGCGCGCCCGCGAAGCCGCCCGTAAAGCGCGCGACCTGACCCGTCGCAAGGGCGTGATGGACGGCCTGGGCTTATCGTCCAAGCTGGCCGACTGCCAGGAACGCGACCCGGCGCTGGCCGAACTGTACATCGTCGAGGGTGACTCCGCAGGCGGTTCCGCCAAGCAGGGCCGCGACCGCAAGTTCCAGGCCATCCTGCCGCTGCGCGGCAAGGTGCTGAACGTGGAAAAGGCGCGTTTCGAAAAGATGCTGTCGTCGGAGCAGATCACGACCCTGATCGCGACGCTCGGCACCTCGATCGGCCCGGACGAGTTCAACGTCGACAAGCTGCGCTACCACCGCATCATCATCATGACCGACGCGGACGTCGACGGCGCCCACATCCGTACCCTGCTGCTGACGCTGTTCTACCGCCAGATGCCGCAGCTAGTCGAGCGTGGCCACATCTACATCGCCCAGCCGCCGCTGTACAAGGTGAAGGCCGGCCGCGACGAGCGCTACCTGAAGGACGACGTCGAGGAAGCCAGCTACATGATGCGCGTGGCCCTGAACACCGCCGCCCTGATCCCGCAGGACGGCGCGGAGCCGATCACCGACGGCGCCCTGGGCGACCTGGTGGAGAAGTACAACAAGGCCAACGCCATCATGATGCGCCTGACGCGCGTGATCGACCGCGCCGCCCTGTCCGCCATCATGACCGGCGTGACGCTGGACCTGTCGAGCCAGGAAGCCGCCGAGAAATCGGCCCGGGCCATGATGGATGCCATCGCCGAGCCGAGCGTGAAGGTGGGCGTGCGTTCCGACGAACTGTCGGACAAGCACGCGCTGCGCATCGAGCGTATCTACCACGGCAACGTGCAGGTGACCTCGATCGACGCCGACTTCGTGGCCGGCGCCGACTACGCGACCCTGGCCAATTCGGCCGCCACCTTCCAGGGCCTGATGGGCGACGGCGCCATCATCCGCCGCGGCGAAGGCGAAAAGATGAAGGAATGCGCCGTGCGCGACTTCCAGCAGGCCATGGAATGGCTGCGCGAGGAAGCCGAACGTGGCGTGTCCAAGCAGCGCTACAAGGGTCTGGGCGAGATGAATCCGGAACAGCTGTGGGAAACCACCATGGATCCGACCGTGCGCCGCCTGCTGAAGGTGCAGATCGAGGATGCCATCGCGGCGGACCAGATCTTCACCACGCTGATGGGCGATGAAGTCGAGCCGCGTCGTCACTTCATCGAGTCGAATGCGCTGCAGGCGGGGAATATCGACGTTTGA